From Paenibacillus polymyxa, the proteins below share one genomic window:
- a CDS encoding TetR/AcrR family transcriptional regulator yields the protein MARSKEFEENVVLEKAMKLFWEQGYEKTSMNDLVEHMGIHRRSIYDTFTDKHTLFLKVMDRFGERVSGRWAAGIKQSQTAKQALQFIFDFIINGEEDVPPGCMFVNSAVELAARDEEIDAIATKAFAKSEELLAEIVTWGQQNGEFTQQYEAKELAEYLQNALAGLRVMVRTSVPKEKMQRIAELNLRILET from the coding sequence ATGGCCAGGAGCAAAGAATTTGAGGAAAACGTTGTTCTGGAAAAAGCTATGAAGCTGTTCTGGGAGCAGGGGTATGAGAAAACCTCGATGAATGATCTTGTCGAGCACATGGGGATCCATCGAAGAAGTATCTATGATACTTTTACCGACAAGCACACCCTGTTTCTTAAAGTGATGGACCGATTCGGAGAGCGAGTTAGCGGTAGATGGGCGGCAGGGATCAAGCAATCCCAGACGGCTAAGCAGGCACTTCAGTTCATTTTCGACTTTATCATTAATGGTGAAGAGGACGTACCGCCCGGTTGCATGTTCGTGAATTCGGCTGTCGAATTAGCAGCTCGGGATGAGGAGATTGATGCGATAGCGACGAAGGCCTTTGCAAAATCGGAGGAGCTGCTTGCAGAAATCGTAACGTGGGGACAGCAAAACGGCGAATTCACACAGCAGTACGAAGCGAAGGAATTGGCTGAGTATCTGCAAAATGCCTTAGCGGGTCTGAGGGTGATGGTGCGGACTTCCGTTCCGAAAGAAAAGATGCAACGGATAGCCGAGTTAAATCTACGTATTTTAGAGACATAG
- a CDS encoding SDR family oxidoreductase yields the protein MTNKIALITGASKGIGLEVARQLGRQGITVLVAARTKTAADEAAAGLLQDGIQAVGVKLEVTNSAHIAELAQFIEKTYGRLDILVNNAGILAEKAGYEGDAFRDTFEVNTFAPYLITEALLPLLLKSKAGRIVNQSSAIGSIQFQLTNERVQRLATPAYAASKAALNMLTAYWAQKNGGTHLKVNSVHPGLVKTQMGGEKAELSVEDGAKTAVRLATLPEDGPTGGFYYMDDQLPW from the coding sequence ATGACAAACAAAATCGCGTTAATTACCGGAGCAAGCAAAGGAATCGGACTGGAGGTTGCCAGACAATTGGGGCGGCAAGGGATAACGGTATTGGTTGCTGCGCGTACGAAAACAGCAGCAGATGAAGCAGCGGCCGGGCTATTGCAAGATGGCATTCAGGCAGTCGGCGTGAAGCTGGAGGTGACGAATTCTGCACATATCGCGGAATTGGCGCAATTCATTGAGAAGACTTACGGTCGGCTGGACATTTTGGTCAACAATGCAGGCATTTTGGCAGAAAAAGCGGGTTATGAAGGGGATGCTTTCAGAGATACTTTTGAGGTGAACACATTCGCACCCTATTTGATTACAGAAGCACTGTTGCCGTTACTGCTAAAGAGCAAAGCAGGCAGAATCGTCAACCAAAGCAGCGCTATAGGCTCGATTCAGTTCCAGTTGACCAATGAACGGGTGCAGCGGCTTGCTACCCCGGCTTACGCGGCATCTAAAGCAGCTTTGAATATGCTGACGGCCTACTGGGCGCAAAAAAATGGCGGGACGCATCTGAAGGTCAATTCCGTACACCCCGGCTTAGTCAAAACGCAAATGGGTGGGGAAAAGGCGGAGCTGTCGGTGGAGGATGGGGCAAAAACGGCGGTCCGACTGGCGACCCTGCCAGAGGATGGTCCAACAGGCGGATTCTATTACATGGATGATCAGCTTCCGTGGTAA
- a CDS encoding histidine phosphatase family protein has product METFIYMVRHGESPKTEGNERTRGLTDKGKSDAYRITELLKGEGIEVFVSSPYQRAILTIQELARRSGQEVLVFEDLKERIFLNEDHRMPDEELFPLLDKSFSDPNFALQGGESNTICQNRSIAVLKELLKTYRGQKVALGTHGAVMTLMMGYYDKQYDMDFLLHTSKPDVYRMKFNDQELVEVKRLWCMR; this is encoded by the coding sequence TTGGAAACTTTCATTTACATGGTGAGACATGGCGAATCACCGAAGACGGAAGGAAATGAAAGAACTAGAGGGTTGACGGATAAAGGGAAGTCAGATGCCTATCGAATAACGGAATTACTGAAAGGAGAGGGGATCGAGGTTTTCGTTTCAAGTCCATATCAACGAGCAATTCTGACCATTCAAGAGCTGGCTCGGCGTTCAGGACAAGAAGTTTTGGTATTCGAAGATCTTAAAGAAAGGATCTTTTTGAATGAAGACCACCGAATGCCCGATGAGGAATTATTCCCTTTATTAGATAAGTCATTTTCTGATCCAAACTTTGCCTTACAGGGAGGAGAGTCTAATACGATTTGTCAGAACCGAAGTATAGCAGTTCTAAAAGAATTGTTAAAAACCTATCGAGGACAGAAAGTTGCATTAGGCACTCATGGGGCTGTTATGACTTTAATGATGGGGTATTATGACAAGCAGTACGACATGGATTTTCTACTACACACATCCAAACCAGATGTATACAGAATGAAGTTCAACGATCAGGAGTTAGTCGAGGTAAAAAGGTTATGGTGTATGCGGTAG
- a CDS encoding DUF4367 domain-containing protein, whose protein sequence is MRELQDRIQKQSLKYTDPQDRGLKNMDKLTEPENALKIQAFDVSDKVMEQVYQKEMPKKGNIGKIHFQPRLTVPIMILLFVVGASVTGYAASQYLEFRNSKGAVVLNTAKTPTETDASKTYTSTYERWNEEVKRRLQPGEYAAYYVKDDSMNQNNLSNPALFAYKPAELPSFNSLQDEIKRTEAPLFNNPTHLPDGYKFEFGYVYPVAAYPGMMDKKEYRALTDQLMQQAKAAPEGENLFIQKLSWDKSDSSFARYARGNDYVTITVTKYTPEVTKTTIMQNEQDSAEQVTIKGTKVYYIRASEASKPLEAGKNRLGWLDEKRHLHYNISDNQDSPLTKEDLVKIAEDLLNGSPQ, encoded by the coding sequence ATGCGTGAGTTACAAGACAGAATTCAAAAACAAAGCCTGAAATACACCGATCCGCAAGACAGGGGATTAAAAAACATGGACAAGCTAACCGAGCCAGAGAACGCTTTGAAAATTCAGGCTTTTGACGTCTCTGACAAAGTGATGGAACAGGTCTACCAAAAGGAGATGCCCAAAAAAGGAAATATCGGAAAAATCCATTTTCAGCCTCGCTTGACTGTCCCCATCATGATTTTGCTTTTTGTAGTAGGGGCCTCTGTGACCGGATACGCAGCTTCACAATATCTTGAGTTCCGCAACAGTAAGGGCGCCGTTGTATTAAATACCGCCAAAACACCTACCGAAACGGACGCCTCCAAAACGTATACCTCCACCTACGAACGGTGGAACGAAGAGGTGAAACGCCGTTTGCAACCAGGAGAATATGCTGCTTATTACGTCAAAGACGATTCCATGAATCAAAACAACCTATCTAATCCGGCCCTGTTTGCGTACAAACCGGCTGAACTTCCAAGTTTCAACAGCTTACAAGATGAAATCAAGCGGACTGAGGCTCCTTTATTCAACAACCCTACTCACCTACCGGATGGCTACAAGTTTGAATTTGGATACGTCTATCCAGTCGCTGCATATCCTGGAATGATGGATAAAAAGGAATATCGCGCTTTAACCGATCAACTGATGCAACAGGCCAAAGCTGCACCGGAGGGTGAAAATCTGTTTATTCAAAAGCTAAGCTGGGACAAGTCAGACTCCTCCTTTGCCCGGTATGCGAGAGGAAACGACTATGTAACCATTACCGTCACCAAATACACTCCTGAAGTCACGAAGACGACCATCATGCAAAATGAACAGGATTCCGCTGAGCAAGTGACAATCAAAGGAACCAAGGTCTATTACATCAGGGCAAGTGAAGCAAGCAAGCCCTTGGAAGCAGGAAAAAACCGACTGGGATGGCTCGATGAAAAAAGACATTTACACTACAACATATCCGATAACCAAGACAGCCCGCTGACCAAAGAAGATTTGGTTAAAATAGCCGAAGATTTGCTTAATGGTTCACCACAATAG
- a CDS encoding RNA polymerase sigma factor: MNEDIEYRIKRVQAGEIQNYAYIVKEYQRQIFVYCWRLLGSEQEAEEAVQDIFVNAFEKISRYKPTVGFSSWLYKMAYHHCLNLIRRKNLQRKFKLTLFTSADMTSDSAAQVMERQLFSEPLSRALDQLNAEERNLLVLRIFEEKTFGEIGEIMNKSEDAIKKKYGRTKTKLKKIMEPLKEDQKCVSYKTEFKNKA, translated from the coding sequence TTGAATGAGGACATCGAATACAGAATCAAACGAGTTCAAGCCGGCGAAATCCAGAATTACGCCTACATTGTAAAGGAGTATCAGCGTCAGATTTTTGTGTACTGCTGGAGGCTATTAGGAAGTGAGCAGGAGGCAGAAGAGGCTGTGCAGGATATTTTCGTCAATGCTTTTGAGAAAATCAGCAGGTACAAGCCGACAGTGGGCTTCTCCTCCTGGCTGTATAAAATGGCCTATCATCACTGCCTGAACCTAATTCGCAGGAAGAATCTACAACGCAAATTTAAACTTACCCTGTTCACCTCAGCTGACATGACTTCAGACAGTGCAGCGCAGGTTATGGAACGTCAGCTTTTCAGTGAACCGCTGAGCCGAGCGTTGGACCAACTGAACGCGGAGGAGCGTAACCTGCTGGTGCTGCGCATTTTTGAAGAAAAAACATTTGGAGAAATCGGGGAAATCATGAACAAAAGCGAGGACGCTATCAAGAAAAAATACGGCAGGACAAAAACAAAGCTCAAAAAAATAATGGAGCCCCTAAAGGAGGACCAAAAATGCGTGAGTTACAAGACAGAATTCAAAAACAAAGCCTGA
- a CDS encoding elongation factor G: protein MKRQDIKLDIKDTCILYRECTADLNINLKGNHSRITSLNDLFAGVEIHIDRLKAGMGYRYENTQVNEDIIHYCCHKDDEEGKELGYQLFVKSLDYFSKKLLAEGFVLGYPAVDSKIKIMKASCSMCFYRDYYYISGAHISLKTAMQQADWQICEPLMQVHMTCNKLYFEENSFFRGGENLCILGDEDDYKLSFKSRLSTIIDILEEMYNHKKDISDFHIELDSYVPVEGVTQLKEKFKVIYNIAKWKDELEEQEMNSAIPPV from the coding sequence ATGAAAAGACAAGACATTAAACTGGATATCAAAGACACCTGTATACTCTATAGAGAATGTACTGCTGACTTAAACATAAATTTGAAAGGCAATCATTCCAGAATAACAAGTTTGAATGACCTCTTTGCAGGAGTCGAAATTCATATTGATCGTTTAAAGGCTGGAATGGGATATCGATATGAAAATACACAAGTGAATGAAGATATTATTCATTATTGCTGTCATAAAGATGATGAGGAAGGTAAGGAGCTTGGATACCAATTATTCGTAAAATCGTTAGATTACTTTTCCAAGAAATTATTAGCTGAAGGATTTGTATTAGGGTATCCTGCTGTAGATTCTAAAATTAAAATAATGAAGGCCTCTTGTTCAATGTGTTTTTATCGAGATTATTATTACATTAGTGGAGCACATATATCACTCAAAACCGCCATGCAGCAAGCAGATTGGCAAATATGCGAACCATTGATGCAGGTCCATATGACCTGTAACAAGCTATATTTTGAAGAAAACTCCTTTTTTAGAGGGGGAGAAAATCTATGTATACTCGGGGACGAAGATGATTATAAGTTATCGTTTAAATCTAGACTTTCCACAATCATTGATATTCTAGAAGAGATGTATAACCATAAAAAAGATATTTCGGACTTCCATATAGAATTGGACAGCTATGTGCCAGTTGAAGGTGTTACTCAGTTAAAAGAGAAATTCAAAGTCATTTATAATATCGCTAAATGGAAAGATGAATTAGAGGAACAAGAGATGAACTCGGCCATCCCGCCTGTATAG